AACTGACTTGAGAAAACGGTGGTACTTTTGGTGTAGACCATGAAATTTATTGTGTGTCTCTAGTTGGCCCTGACCATCCATTGCACATGATCGAGCATCTATAAGTCTCCCATGTTGCCCTCAATGTGTTAACATATTCAGAAATGTCTTTTAACTCCATATCCAAATACTTGTTCCTTATCTCATAAGGTGTGGGGGGTTGTACTTCTTGTTCTTTCTGATCACCAAGTTTTGATAATGAGAAGATGTTGCTTTCTCAGCATAAATATTATCATAGATGAAAAACTTACTGATAAAATGACCCATTACCTTCTTTATTGAAACTCTTGAAAAGGCATTTCTAATACTCTTTTGGCAGGTCTGAAATgaattgctaaggcttggtgccaaCGGTTGTATTGGTTGTAATTCTCTGAAACTTGTTGCTCGTTGCATGTGTGCGCCTCTACTAGACCCATAAAATTGTCCTCTGTTAGGAACTTTGTGGAGATGTTCTCTTTTCACATTGTGCTTGTTTGGAGTCACAAATTGCTTGCCAAAATGATGCACGTTCCTCAGGAGTCATGTTATCATTGTCATAAACCTCATAGTCGCTATCATCTTGTGAGCCAATTAGTTCTCTAAGAAGCTCTGCTCAAAAGCACTTCCATTGTATATgctttttttttgccttttctttttgtttattcaCCAATAAGGATTTGATGAATTACTTCACTTCTGTTGGAATGGCCTCACATCGTTGCACATTGTATCCGGGATCTATTCCACTGAGATGGTATTTAAGATGTGTCACTTTACCATTTTTCATCGTAATCCCACAATATTTGCATATGCTACCATTTTTGTTATTAGGAATTTAATCTATGTGCTCCCATGCAGGATCACGCCTACTTCCGCCACTAGCCATTGTATTTTCTTATCAAACTTCCTGCACAAAAAATTAAGTAAAGTTAAACTCTAAACATTATattattataaatataaaaatacccTACATCTATTCATACATCGATCCTAAGTTTGCGTCTAGAGATAATAGATCAGTAGGGACTTGGATTaacttatttttgttaatatCTCAATACTTTACTAATCTCTTATATAATGTAAGAGCGTATTGAGATAATGTAGGAATGTATTAAGATGCCAAATATTAAAAATAGTAAATGTCATTAATTAgaacaataaaataaacaataagaaCCAGATGCTTAATAATATTAAGTTCTTACCAAATTTTGATTCACCAAATACAAGCATAAGAGTCTTTTGGAGTGAAGAAGAAAGTAGTAGGGAGAAAAGAAGTGAagaaagaaacttgaagtttcattCGGTGCAAGAAATGAATGGAATTTTGAACTTTGTATAGAAGTGAAATTTGAAAAGTTGTTGtaaatttttttaactttttgagCTATAGGTAAATAGATTTCTAGGTAAGAACCTATAATTGTAAGTTAGTTATTGATTAGATATTTGCCTAAGTTTTCAGACCCATAGGCAAAAGGAACATATATTAGAATGTTGCAAATATAACACAAATGTAGTTGCAGCATAGTTGGCTAAAGTTTTCAAAAAGCAATGATATAATCAAGCTTCGAACCTTGATGacctttttggtttttttatagaaattttAGTCAACTAATATTCAAACATGTGATGGGGGCGTGGGGTCATGATGTTGATTTTGCATGTGAGAGAATGGGAGTTGGATTCAGAAGTTTCTAGAAATCTCCACAAAAATCATTGAAAAATAGCAAGTTTATCGATACTTCCcgaaatttcagaaaattttgaaaatatcccACGAAATTCAATTGGTAGGTAAAGAAAATATAGCCCCctcaaaagaacaaaaataaaataaaaaaaactcaaacaagTCTATTCACTGATATAGAGTTTAATAGGGTTTGTTTGAGGTAGAATTCTTCATAGTTAAGAGTTGCATACTTCTTAAGAAAAATTGTAATTAGTTGACTTTCTTAACCTAAAGAGGTTTGTTCACCTAGTTCTTGTTGGAACACAAGAATTTCCCATCTCAGATAGGTCTATTTACCTAGTTCTTCTTTAAGTTTCATAACTCAAATAGGTCAACTAAACTAATTCTTGCTAGCTATAGGAATTACCTTTAAATAAGGGTAGAGACTGCAATTACAATCTAAAAGCAGTTAAAAGCAAAGCCtaacgggcgtggggctgagattcccagttaggctgggttccaaacccattttcaaaaaaatataataaaagcaaaGCCTAAACCAGGAACCAAATAAATGATACTAGAAAAAGGAAATGACTataattcacttttttttttttggctttcttTTATCGAGGACAATGAAAGTACTGCACCTGCATCTTTGAGGAAGGCTATCTGAAAAGAATTTTTCAACACTTGAAGGATGAGAAGAACCTACTTTGCATAGTTTGTAATGATTGCTACACGTGAGATAAATATGAAAATACTTTGAAGGCTCATttcaaaaaatacaaaaacagcaAGCATAAAGATGTACAATATGAACTACAACATGTGAAATATGAAAATACTTTGAAGGCTCATTtcaaaaaagacaaaaacagCAAGCACAAAGATGTACAATATGCACATTAATTAATGTTCATCTGCAAGCTACAGCGACCTCATGccaaaagatgatgatgatgtatgATGTGATGTGAGCTAGACAGAGTTAGATATGTTAGAAATGAAAGAGAATCAAAGAGGTAGTTTAATTAGCCAAGGATACATGAGTTAAAGTTGAAGGAGAAACTTAGCTCCAATATTATATCTAGCCGGAGCCATTATCTAGGCCCTTATATGCTGGTTTTGACGTTATATTCATGTTTAAATGAGTTTGTTTACTTTTTTTACATATAATGGATGCTAAAACTATTAACATAACTGAGTCATAACTGAATGACCAAAATGATAATTTTGCCAATTAGGAATTCCAAAATTGGTCATACAACTGTTTCGAGGAATGACTACAAACCTGCATCTTTGAGGAAGACTATCTGAAAAGAATTTTTCAACACTTGAAGGATGAGAAGAAGCTACTTTGCATAGTTTGTAATTACTGCTACACGTGGGATAAATATGAAAATACTTTGAAggctaatttaaaaaaatacaaaaacagcaAGCATAAAGATGTACAATATGAACTGCAACGCGTGGGATAAATATGAAAATACTTTGAAGGCTCATttcaaaaaatacaaaaacagcaAGCACAAAGATGTACAATATGCACATTAATTAATGTTCATCTGCAAGCTACAATGTCACCATGtcaaaagatgatgatgatgtatgATGTGATGTGAGCTAGACAGAGTTAGATATGTTGGAAATGAAAGAGAATCAAAGAGATAGTTTAATTAGCCAGGGATGCATGAGTTAAAGTTCAAGGAGAAACTTAGCTCCAATATTATATATAACCGGAGCCATTATCTAGGCCCTTATATGCTGGTTTTGACGTTATATTCATGTTTAAAtgagtttgtttattttttttacatataATGGATGCTAAAACTATTAACATAACTGAGTCATAACTGAATGACCAAAATGATAAATTTGCCAATTAGGAATTCCAAAATTGGTCATACAACTGTTCCGGGGAATGACTACAAACCTGCATCTTTAAGGAAGACTATCTGAAAAGAATTTTTCAACACTTGAAGGATGAGAAGAAGCTATTTTGCATCGTTTGTAATGACTGTTACACGTGGGATAAATATGAAAATGCTTTGATGGCTCATttcaaaaaatacaaaaacagcaAGCACAAAGATGTACAATATGCACATTAATTAATGTTCATCTGCAAGCTACAATGTCACCATGtcaaaagatgatgatgatgtatgATGTGATGTGAGCTAGACAGAGTTAGATATGTTGGAAATGAAAGAGAATCAAAGAGATAGTTTAATTAGCCAGGGATGCATGAGTTAAAGTTCAAGGAGAAACTTAGCTCCAATATTATATATAGCCGGAGCCATTATCTAGGCCCTTATATGCTGGTTTTGACGTTATATTCATGTTTAAATGAGTTTGTTTACTTTTTTTACATATAATGAATGCTAAAACTATTAACATAACTGAATGACCAAAATGATAATTTTGCCAATTAGGAATTCTAAAATTGCTCATACAACTGTTCCGGGCAATGACTACCAAAACCAGCATCATTAACATTGAcaatgaccaaaatatcgagtttcAAGGAAACATCGATGGTCCCGAAaacggaaatatcgaggatatatTGATTTAGATAAAAAAATCGAGAACtaacgggcgtggggctgagcttcccagttaggctgggttccaaacccattttcaaaaaaataaaataaaagcaaagccTAAACCAGGAACCAAATAAATGATACTGGAAAAAGGAAAGGACTATAAttcactcttcttctttttttggcttTCTTTTATCGAGGACAATGAAAGTACTGCACCTGCATCTTTGAGGAAGGCTATCTGAAAAGAATATTTCAacacttggaagatgagaagaagcTAGTTTGCATAGTTTGTAATGACTGCTACACGTGAGATAAATATGAAAATACTTTGAAGACTCATttcaaaaaatacaaaaacagcaAGCATAAAGATGTACAATATGAACTGCAACACGTGAAATATGAAAATACTTTGAAGGCTCAtttcaaaaaatataaaaacagcAAGCACAAAGATGTACAATATGCACATTAATTAATGTTCATCTGCAAGCTACAACGACCCCATGCCAAAAGATGATAATGATGTATGATGTGATGTGAGCTAGACATAGTTAGATATGTTGGAAATGAAAGAGAATCAAAGAGGTAGTTTAACTAGCCAGGGATGCATGAGTTAAagtcgaaggagaaacttaGCTCCAATATTATATGTAGCCGGAGCCATTATCTAGGCCCTTATATGCTGGTTTTGATGTTATATTCATGTTTAAATGAGTTTGTTTACTCTTTTTACATATAATGGATGCTAAAACTATTAACATAACTGAATGATCAAAATGATAATTTTGTCAATTAAGAATTCTAAAATTGCTCATATAACTGTTTCGGGCAATGACTACCAAAATCAGCATCATTAACATTGACAATGACCAAAATATCAagtttcgaggaaatatcgatagtCTCGAAaacggaaatatcgaggatatatTGATTTAGATAAAAAATTGAGAACTAACGGGCGTGGGGCTAAGCTTtccagttaggctgggttccaaacccattttcaaaaaaataaaataaaagcaaagccTAAACCAGGAACCAAATAAATGATACTAGAAAAAGGAAAGGACTATAATtcactctctcttttttttggctTTCTTTTATCGAGGACAATGAAAGTACTGCACCTTTATCTTTGTGGAAGGATATCTGAAAAGAATTTTTCAACACTTGAAGGATGAGAAGAAGCTATTTTGCATCGTTTGTAATGACTGTTACACGTGAGATAAATATGAAAATGCTTTGAAGGCTCATttcaaaaaatacaaaaacagcaAGCACAAAGATGTACAATATGCACATTAATTAATGTTCATCTGCAAGCTACAATGACACTATGccaaaagatgatgatgatgtatgCTGTGATGTGAGCTAGACAGAGTTAGATATGTTGGAAATGAAAGAGAATCAAAGAGATAGTTTAATTAGCCAGGGATGCATGAGTTAAAGTTGAAGGAGAAACTTAGCTCCAATATTATATATAGCTGGAGCCATTATCTAGGCCCTTATATATGGGTTTTGACTTTATATTCATGTTTACATGAGTTTGTTTACTCTTTTTACATATAATGGATGCCAAAAGTATTAACATAACTGAGTCATAACTGAATGACCAAAATGATAATTTTGCCAATTAGGAATTTCAAAATTGATCATACAACTGTTCCAGGGAATGACTAGGAAAACCAGCATCATTAACATTGacaatgactaaaatatcgagtttcgaggaaatatcgatggtcccgaaaaacggaaatttcgacagaaatatcaatgatatattgatttagataaaaaaaaaatcaagaaaatgatggaaatttgaagaaaaatatgcaaattttaagtgaaacttttggatatgtttgttttatcaattgtttactatatatgaaaagaaaactttgaataaacattgttatatggtaatttgtaataatttaagatgaaacgGAAAATATTGAATTACCGACAACTCTAAAATTTTTTGAAATTaacatctattttttttttttataaacattctttgtacatatcatacattacaCCTTGAATACATGAGTAACTTAGAACCACGGAGAAGACTTATAAGGTACAAAATCTTCactatcttcatcatctctatTTGTAGAGTCTTGAGTGTATTGTGAAGCATAGTTATTAAATGATACCTCTCCTTTGTAGTTTTGCATGAATTGACTTAAATGCCAACCATATGGGTCCGGGGAGATTAGCTGCTGGTAGTTATAATAGGGATCATGCATTGCTCGACTTTGGCCATAACCATAATCATTTGAAGATTGTCCTTCAGATTGTGTCCATGAGTTGTCACTTGATTGCCAAGTTTTGCCCATAAGAGTAAGGTCCATAATTGCGTCCTCCCACTCCAAATGAGTCAAAAGTGGGAGATAAAGAATCGTCTTCATGCCTTGACATGCTTCCATGACCTCTTTCCCTTGGTTCGAGCCTTGGTGACcttgttgatttttttatttgaattttaggCTAACTATATGTCAGCCACGTGATGGTGATGTTGATGTTGCATGTGACTGATCATTGATGTGAGAAAGGGTGGTAGAGTGGTGTTGACCGTGTTGACTTTGCATGTGGAGAAAGGGTGGTAGAGTCGGAAggtttcgaaaaaaaaaaacccaaaatttcgCAAAGTATTGCCAAAATATCAGTCGAAATATACTTGGAAGGTCACGGAAATTTCAGCCagtcaaaaaaatgaaaatatcgGCGAAATATAGCCgataattttgattttttaatCCTTGAACATTGGCAATAAAGATTTTGCCCTACTCTCTTATGCTGCCGTAATTCTCAACCCTCAAAGTCAGCACAACCTTCTCAATCCTTAAAATCAACAGAACCCTGATAATCAGCAACTTACTTCAGTTGAAGATGAAAACTTTCAAGAAATATTTTAGGTTTTATGAAATATTAATTCACTTAAACCGTTATTCACATCTCATAATACTTTCTCAGATAGAAAGTTGTTTTCATTAGATTTTGAgggaaaaccaaaaaaaaaaaaaaaaatattagcccTTAAACGTTATAGCGCACTTAAGTCATCCATAAAGCATTAGCAGTTTCCAAGGACATGATCCAAAACTTCACACCTGACTTGGCCGAATTTGGATAGAAGATGCCTACAAGGACAGTAGCACCAAGCTAGGGAAAGGAGTTGCCTGGGGACTGGGTTCTTAATAGCAGCTTGCCAAATTGTTTGCCAAGCTAGGTCCTGCCACCGAGAGATAAGGTTGCAAGCTTGACAATTTCAATTAATTCTAAAAATGTGAAACATTTTGTCGAGAGATGATATTATCTATGTTAAAATTCACTGCCATGTGTTctttttcaaaaattaaaaatgtcaTCGAAATTATAATTCACCCAGCAGCTAGCCTGCAAGTAGATTAACTACTCATCACCTTAATCAGCTGTCTTGCTTTATTTGATCGAGTAGTGAGTTGTGACCAACTGCCAACTTAAAACATTTACGGCACTCACAACTGACTATTTCAccttctgaaaagaaaaaacaaaaatatgaaaaacaaaagagacACCCTAGCTAGATGACAAAGGTAATTAAGATGCTTAAATTGTATAATTATGCCTATAAAACAATTCGGTTCAGAATCAAGATTCAGTTCAACATGCATCTCATTTCTTtgtcaaacaaaacaaacaggAGAGAGCTAGTCTTCTGGAAGTCCTGCCTTCACAAATCACAAGCTCCGGGCAAGTTTTTCGTACAAATCACGTGGCCAATTTCTATTGGAATTATTTGCAATGAAGCTAGCAATCTGCAAAAACCAAATGGCTCATCAATCATAAACACATACCATAGATCAACTTCCGCTCAGACGACATTACAAGTTTGGTACTATGAATGGCCAACTCCCAAAAGAcagaaatgaataaaaaataaaataaaataaaaaactacagGCAGCAGCCACGCTTTTTCCATACTTAAAGCATCTTCAAATGAAAGGCTTATCCAATAGAAGAGAGGGAGGGGGAAATCAGAAACCACAGCAGATCAAATCCAAGCCATGGCTCAAGCTTGCAAGATATTAGTCAACAGCTCAATTCGGGCCAAGTAATTAAGTTGAACAAACAGTGATGACTTACTGACCAGGCATATAACAGAGCTAGAATCACATTATAACATCAAACCTCAACTTTTACACGGTAAAAGCCCAGAATTGGGACCAAATTAGCTTGATATCTATGAAATACACCCATTAAGTAAAATAAATTGcttaaaagagagagagagagagagagagagagagaaacatacATGGGACATGCAAATAAGGTACATAAAATGATAAATGATGAAACTAATTTTTAAAGCATACCTTAGCCCTCAAGGCTCGGAGTAATCCATCAGAATCCACCATGTTGTCCAGACAAGTCAGTGCAACTTTCAAGAGGTCCGGAACACAAACTTGGACATGGGGACTCAAATTCTTGAACACGTCAGTGGTAGTATCTGGTGTTCGAGGATCTAAAGGAAGGAATTGAAGTTTGGCAACCTCCCTCAAAGCATCAACATAATGACCTAGTCTTGCCAACTTATGTATTGACAGTATGGCCTCAAGTTGTCTTAAAACAGTCTGCTGCTCTAAAACACTCTCCCTCTCTTGAAGACTGAAGGGTACATTCAAATGACTTTCATCAGCTAAATTGGATACACACTAAGCAGTGAAAATCCATTACCAATGCGAAATAATCCGAGAAAGGTAGTAAGAATCGAAAAATCATCCAAAAACCGAAATGCACATACTGTGCAAAATAAGCATGACCATGTAAACACTGCAACATTCTGGACAGTTACTGCTAACACATTGCTAACTCTATGAAAGTGCCAAGGGAAGCTCTAATGCTAACTCAGTTATTCAAATAGGGTTTACTTATGATTAGTGATTCATACAATTCTCTCTAAAGTCTAATAATAGATTACCAGACATCCTCTGTAGGAAGGTCTGTCCATTCTTCATATAGCAAGCATCTCACAATATTTAGGCATTGTTTAAACATTATTTAAACTTCAATATAGCTAACATCAAGgcaaaaagtaaataaataagtaaaaagaAGATGGTAGTGTCAACATACCTAACTTCAGATGAATATTTGTCCATCTCCAAGATCTCATTTCCAGAATGAATGAGACCAGCAGTTCGACTCTCCCCATCCGATCTGCCACGTGACAAGGCACAAATTGCTTCTGAGAGGCACTTGTTAATGGTATCCAATGCCATTGAGAATGCCCCTATTCGTTTCTGAATTTCTATGGACTGAATAAAATGAGAGGAGAACAGGATTAGTGCATCTAGGAGAATAGTTATTAATGACAGCAAGAAGATGAGAGGGAACCATACATGAAACATCAAAACTATAACAACAAAGTGTCAAGTATTAAAAGTATTCAATATACTAAGCGTTCCACCGCAAATCTAATTGGGGTTTTTCAGGTAATTATAGAGCTCCCAAGAAATATTTTACACTTGATTGTAACCCTCCCCaacgaaaaaaataaatatatcaaTGGGGTCCAAATGTTTGCTCAAACAAGATGTCCAATTTGTAGTCATGTTTAAACTCAATGGAGCCCAAAAGGTCAAAACATGACCATAACACAACCCCAGTATTACTAACACCTTTTTCCGACGGAAAAGGCACCAAAAGCCATACTTGAGTGGAAGAATATATTCCCTTTTCAGACCATTAAAGATCTAAGACTTTAATACAGCTTCTGAAAAATTTGAAAGCATGGAGGTTAGGGAAAGAAGCATTACTTTTTCATACAACCCAGTTTCCTGACAATGGTGAGCGGCTTCAAGCAGAAATTGTTGTCTTGCTTTTACATCAATCAAAAATCGTCTCAGTTCACCTTCTTCGCCAGCACCTCTTGAACCAAGCAAAAGATATACCCCACCATCCCGCAACAATAGCTCTGTAAGTAGTTGCTTCAGCATCAAATTTCTTTGCCTTTGCTGATCCACAttacctcttccagaccatgaCAAATGGCCACCACCAACTGCAGCAGCAGCCTGTGCATAATATTCTAATGCCATTGATAGATTACCAACACGTAAATATGCAGATCCATACTGCCTGATGATGCTAGATGCCTCTGCATAAGCATCCATCACTCCCATCTTTTGTCCAGCTCCAGCACCTTCAGAAAGGACCCCATGGTCTGCTAACACAATTGATATGTGGGCAGCATCAATGTTGTATCCCTCGTCTCCAGATTCTTGAGACAAGTATACAACAGCTGGTATCAACTGGATGCTTAAAAGCAGAATGTATGGATATACCAGAGGGTCCTTTCCGTTTTTTGTGTAATATGATGGGTCAAATTTATTTAAGTAAGCCTGCAAATCTTCCAACGTGTATGGTACTAAGCTCTCATTCATAACAATGGATGTAGCTCCAACTGGGCAGTCTCTTACAGCTGACAATTTGAACCACAAGAAATCCTCTATAGTGTTGAAAAGAGTTGGTAGATCACGTAGCAGGCGGTCGATTTGCCTACGAGAACCAGATATGAGAGCATACAGTAACAACTTTTTCTTGTCATATGCAGGTCGACCAGCACGATCACCAATTCTTAGAATTTTTTCACATTCCTCAGATGCCGCA
Above is a genomic segment from Rosa chinensis cultivar Old Blush chromosome 3, RchiOBHm-V2, whole genome shotgun sequence containing:
- the LOC112193165 gene encoding nuclear pore complex protein NUP93A: MATDQNLSSWTDLLHSSTKLLEQAAPSAQFPPLQRNLDQLETLSKKLKAKTLRNEAPQQSIAATRLLAREGLNAEQLARDLKSFELKTTFEDVFPAEATSIEDYLQQVHEMAMVSAVQEAQKDNLRSFNDHMLKVLEEDWQMEKRDFLQSLSQISTLPRTNVTYTVSGGSRPGQVASIASSPHVSSGPSSMELVPLDSKPILERKASVYAEVVKNLNNARQRSLPFKPATAFKGAYESLGLHASGGKSVNMQKIWHLLQTLLSEDITIQRSVSKKMSLVIGARRHLEWGHEKYIMDTIQSHPAQAALGGVVGNLQRIRAFLRIRLRDYGVLDFDAVDSRRQPPVDTTWQQIYFCMRTGYYDEARSVALSSRASNHFAPLLTDWINTGGMVPAEIATAASEECEKILRIGDRAGRPAYDKKKLLLYALISGSRRQIDRLLRDLPTLFNTIEDFLWFKLSAVRDCPVGATSIVMNESLVPYTLEDLQAYLNKFDPSYYTKNGKDPLVYPYILLLSIQLIPAVVYLSQESGDEGYNIDAAHISIVLADHGVLSEGAGAGQKMGVMDAYAEASSIIRQYGSAYLRVGNLSMALEYYAQAAAAVGGGHLSWSGRGNVDQQRQRNLMLKQLLTELLLRDGGVYLLLGSRGAGEEGELRRFLIDVKARQQFLLEAAHHCQETGLYEKSIEIQKRIGAFSMALDTINKCLSEAICALSRGRSDGESRTAGLIHSGNEILEMDKYSSEVSLQERESVLEQQTVLRQLEAILSIHKLARLGHYVDALREVAKLQFLPLDPRTPDTTTDVFKNLSPHVQVCVPDLLKVALTCLDNMVDSDGLLRALRAKIASFIANNSNRNWPRDLYEKLARSL